From the Hordeum vulgare subsp. vulgare chromosome 1H, MorexV3_pseudomolecules_assembly, whole genome shotgun sequence genome, the window CAGGCACCGATTACATGGTGGAAGGCCTTAGATGCTTTAGGCGTCAGCTGGCACCACGACATCCATACGACCTGGCTACCGGATGCACTCGCCGGCCGCCACAGCGCGCGTCCGTGGAAGCCAGCAAAATCAATTGAAGCAAATCCCGTGACGATACGGGCAACCAGTGTTTCACAAAGGCTGCTTAATTCAAGCAGTACtacatattttattttattagtgatTTTAAGCTAACTCTTCAGGGAATTAAAGTGTATTCTAGTAGTAGGCTGGTCTGGCTGCAGGATGACGCAGCGCATGTGCCATCGAGTCGACAACGTTTCAAGATTGCTTGTTGAATTCAATTCAACGGGGTTGAAAAATAAAGAATGCCCGCGCGTGCAAATTGCACGCCCGCGGCTACCATTTTTCTCTAACTAGTCTTCAAAGGATTCTTTTCCTTTAACTACCACTGCAGACAAGGAAAAGGCAGGCTAAAGTAATGCATATTTTTTGTTAtctcttttaaaaaaaataaagaatttatatttaggaacgatggGACATACGCCGAGCGGTCGCACTCGGTCGATCGGGACGCCGGTGAGGGCCGGTGGCCGGTGCCAAGCGCTGGCACCGCGGGCACCCACGCAAAGCTAAAGCTGCCCCTGCCGCTGCTGCTGTGGCAACAACGACGGGCGTACAGTAGACCTCGGCGAGATCGACACCGCGAGACGGAGCaagtagagagagagaggagctctTGCCAGCCAGCCAGCTGCCAGCTCATCACGTGCCACGCGTAGAATCCGCGAGGCGTGTCGCGTTCGCTcagccgcgggctttgctacacaTACGTAATTAATCTATAGTAAAAATGCATGTACGTTACAACGGgtataaaataaatccaagaATTCACGTGGTATTCAGGAGTTTACATTGGTTGGTGTTTTTTTATTGACTCGTTGCCTCCAGTGGTATAAGCACACCCTTCATGTCAACATGACCACTTCAGTGTACATTATCAACGAGTCTCGATGGTGATCAAGATTAGGATACACAGAGCCGTAGGATAGATGATACAATGGAAGGGAGTGCTTCCTCCTCCTAGCTGTCATAAAGGACGAAACAGGACAATAGCAAGATGCACTGTTGTCGCACTCTCTCTACTCttcatccctccctctctccttaCAATCTCACCAAGACGTCAATGACATTCAAAATTAAGGAATATCATGATGTTCAGAAAATACACATGAACCCTAAATATCTTCTCCTTAAGAATCTATTTTCAATATTTCACTCACTTTTAATTACTATTACTCAGTCCGTTTTTAAACGTAAGTGTTTTAAAAGATTTAAATATGGACTATCCACGGATGAATATAGACTACTCATTCATTTTGTTTCATATATAGTACATAttaaaaattttaaaaaatatatttagaaacggagaaaGTAAGATGTGATAGGCATAAATATTTATTAAactaacaaacaatcaacaccaaGTAGGTGCTCATCCCAATTTTTTTTTATAATCTATGGATGATCCAGCAACTTCCAATCGGTCCGACACAACATCTAGCACAACACACACTACCCACCACGTGTCCCTTATCCACACAACATCCAGCAACACACATCACAATCACATTGCTGGATCTCTTTTCCATTCTACCGATGCGTGCTGCCCCTTCTCTACTCAGAGACTGTGTGCAGGAACGGCTTGGCGTCGCCTCACCACTCCTGGAATGCGCGGTCGTAGTGGTTGGCCACAGCCAGACACCAATCTCCCCCTCCCCTGTTGGTGATGAACTGAGAACAGAAGGCGCCTTGGAGCTCCTCTGTCGTCGAGCAACCTGGCCGCCCGCCCGTCGACTGCTCCGTATCAGGCCAACAGCTTTGCCTCCGACCATCAGCTGCCTCGCCTTCGACCCGATTCGGACGCCCACAGGCCACAACCTCCACCACCTGCGCGCCATGGTGCCCTCACCAGGTCTAACCAATCCTGCGCCGCTCATCCTGACTGCTTCCCCTGCTCGTGGCTCGCATTGACCGCAGCCAAGTGCGCCATGCATACCCCCTTCATCCTCTTGAATACTACTTGCTGATGTTGATGCCGCCTCCATTAGTACCATAGAGAATTAACACCTGATGGTGCCGTTGCTGGCTCCTTGTTCCCTCCTCCATCGGCACCACAGAGAAGCTCATGCCTCTTCTCCTCGAACGGGAGCCTCTGGATCCAGCGGTTCAGGACTTGACCTAGATCAGCTTCACGGGTGCGGCGACAAAGAGGCGGGGGAGGTCCTGGGCGGGGAAGGCGCGAGCAGCAGGGAAGAGGAGGGCCACCGGGAGTGGGCGCGCGTCGACCACCTCGCAGTCGTCGGGGATGTGGATGCCGGCCAGCCTCGCGGTCGCCGGGGATCTGGATGCCGGCCACCGGAGATCACCACCTACGTTTTCTATCAGGCGGCGGCCGCGGTGCGTTGGGGGCGATGGGAGTGTTGCGGCCGGGCGGATCCTGTGAACGAGCGATACGTTTTTTATTACCGTACGAATAACTTACATCTGAAGTGCGGGTTGAATAGGTAAGACCGTAGGGGCTTTTGTGCAAAAGTGCGTCAACGGACGACAGAAACActaattgctttattagtaggtaggtATAGGTATAAAGATAAAGACTTAAAGCTACGTAAAAACTGATTTGGATTGAAAGAAAAAATAGCCTGACCCCACTCACGAAAATCAGGGGGAGAGAAGTAGATTATTAGGAAgtttaagagcatcttcaacaggcgCGCTATACAAGCGCCGCGTCGTAAAAAAGGCTGTTTTTAAcgcgcgcgcaacgcggcggCGGCTCCAGTGGACGCGCAAAAACGGCGTGCGCGCCATTTCCAAttcagcgcgctggccgaaacgcaatcccgcgtccattatttgctgcgccggctaccccgcgcgcgactctcccgcgatcgctcctgctctcttctgcgctctctcctcctctctcctgcGTTGGCTCTGCACTCTCTGCGCTCGCTCTGCACTCTTGCGACCGCCCCCAtccgaccgcgccgccgccgccgctcgcgccaccgttcggcgcttccccggcctatccccgagccgccgtcgccgcccgtgCCCgccggcgcttccccggcctgtctccgctgcgcccgccgcccgcgccccccgttcaggcgcttcctattgaagagtggtgggcatggcatggacgacaaagagcatgatttgattgcattatttgtattgtattgttcatgaactattggttgtgtttattgcattatttattgtactgaacgataaactatttatttgtttgagttgtaataactatttattgttgatttattttgtttgtttgatcgtttttctcctattttttgaaatgtatatgtggtttgtgcctgctgcgcgcgctgcattttttggCACTGCTGGAGCGCGGCgtgcgcgctgcattatagcgcggctgttggagccagcgcct encodes:
- the LOC123416254 gene encoding uncharacterized protein LOC123416254 — protein: MVLMEAASTSASSIQEDEGGMHGALGCGQCEPRAGEAVRMSGAGLVRPGEGTMARRWWRLWPVGVRIGSKARQLMVGGKAVGLIRSSRRAGGQVARRQRSSKAPSVLSSSPTGEGEIGVWLWPTTTTAHSRSGEATPSRSCTQSLSREGAARIGRMEKRSSNVIVMCVAGCCVDKGHVVGSVCCARCCVGPIGSCWIIHRL